The Methylomicrobium agile genome has a segment encoding these proteins:
- a CDS encoding glycine zipper family protein has protein sequence MNRIRSISLPVLSVLALAGCATLPTGPSVLVLPGVNKTFEQFRADDMQCRQYAYAQTGGVTPGQTATRSGVGTAVAGSAVGAAAGAALGGGEGAAIGAGTGLLAGSIAGSGTAGAAGYEAQQRYDMSYIQCMYAYGNRVPVSGSFIDEYPDDRPAESGALYPPPPPGTQAPASPPR, from the coding sequence ATGAATAGAATCAGATCGATCTCTTTGCCGGTGCTATCAGTGCTGGCGTTAGCCGGTTGCGCGACTTTGCCGACGGGACCCAGCGTGCTGGTGCTGCCGGGCGTAAACAAGACATTCGAACAGTTTCGCGCCGACGACATGCAATGCCGGCAATATGCTTATGCGCAAACCGGCGGCGTAACGCCGGGGCAGACCGCAACGCGCAGCGGCGTCGGAACCGCGGTGGCCGGTTCGGCGGTCGGTGCCGCGGCAGGCGCGGCGCTGGGCGGGGGCGAAGGCGCGGCGATCGGCGCAGGAACGGGTTTGCTGGCCGGTTCGATCGCGGGTTCAGGAACAGCTGGCGCGGCCGGCTATGAGGCTCAGCAACGGTACGACATGAGCTATATCCAGTGCATGTATGCTTACGGCAACCGGGTGCCGGTCAGCGGCAGCTTTATCGATGAATACCCCGATGACCGGCCGGCGGAGAGCGGTGCGCTTTATCCGCCGCCACCGCCCGGAACCCAGGCGCCGGCCTCGCCGCCCCGATGA
- a CDS encoding DciA family protein, with amino-acid sequence MAFKLAYSFQNRALDVFRIRLARQQSLLQAIRSGLPSPLADHVLHCVVNEKKLLLYTDSAAWASQLRFLKQEILQSARNAHEGAIDKLQIRILADQISEHPQPRRKANLPSSEKIAIISDQAKTMGDSQLRQALQRLGATLAKLADE; translated from the coding sequence ATGGCTTTTAAATTAGCATACTCTTTCCAAAACCGCGCGCTGGACGTATTCCGGATCCGGCTGGCCAGGCAGCAGTCTCTGCTGCAGGCAATCCGCAGCGGACTTCCGAGCCCCTTGGCCGATCATGTTCTGCATTGCGTGGTTAATGAGAAAAAGCTGCTGCTTTATACCGATTCGGCCGCTTGGGCTTCGCAACTGCGCTTTCTGAAGCAGGAAATTTTACAATCCGCCCGCAATGCGCACGAGGGGGCGATCGATAAGCTGCAAATTCGCATTTTAGCCGATCAAATCAGCGAACATCCGCAACCCCGCAGAAAAGCGAATCTGCCTTCCTCCGAGAAAATCGCAATAATCAGTGATCAGGCGAAAACCATGGGAGACAGCCAATTAAGGCAAGCGCTGCAGCGGCTCGGCGCAACGCTTGCGAAACTGGCAGACGAATAA